In a genomic window of Thermoproteus tenax Kra 1:
- a CDS encoding pyrimidine dimer DNA glycosylase/endonuclease V — MQIFRPYIDWSRSAGVLDDKRLGKQRVEAKQVILAILRRLGVLQDGRRGWLNHPIVLLYYNRGIPYIEDLIGFFHATVEEWVRRGHQNNISLDDIESLLSRVPRAKGTPITHVHEVEYRRVLLLKDPCHYLRKFSKEEVEEVVESEPVPLKGINTWIFDVYEQYGEFVRRLKSGDIDCRPIFPRRI; from the coding sequence ATGCAGATCTTTAGGCCGTATATAGACTGGAGCAGAAGCGCCGGCGTATTGGACGACAAAAGGCTAGGAAAGCAGAGAGTGGAGGCTAAACAAGTCATACTGGCTATATTGAGGAGGCTGGGGGTATTGCAGGACGGAAGGAGGGGATGGCTGAATCACCCAATCGTTCTGTTGTATTACAATAGAGGCATACCATACATAGAAGACTTAATAGGCTTCTTCCACGCAACCGTTGAGGAGTGGGTTCGTAGAGGACACCAGAACAACATCTCTCTCGATGATATAGAGTCCTTGCTCTCTAGAGTCCCTAGGGCCAAGGGCACGCCTATCACTCACGTCCACGAGGTAGAGTATAGAAGAGTGCTTCTGCTCAAGGATCCCTGCCATTACTTAAGGAAGTTCAGCAAAGAGGAGGTAGAGGAGGTGGTCGAGAGCGAGCCGGTCCCCCTCAAGGGGATAAACACTTGGATATTCGACGTCTACGAACAATATGGGGAGTTCGTGCGGAGGCTCAAGTCGGGCGACATCGATTGTAGACCTATTTTCCCAAGGAGGATTTAA
- a CDS encoding archaemetzincin family Zn-dependent metalloprotease codes for MASVLIVAELDLPNYVIDTVSSAFRGLVGVELKKADLSEVKARSFDARRGQIRADKALSLLPRPRGRDRAVYVVVGDGYVPGLNFVFGVAQGNIAVVFTERLAAERELFYERIAKEIIHELGHTFGLGHCGDPRCVMYFSNTVHDTDLKGPGFCDKCFLRLRLRR; via the coding sequence ATGGCTTCTGTCCTCATAGTCGCGGAGCTCGACCTGCCCAACTACGTCATTGACACAGTGTCCTCGGCCTTTAGAGGTCTCGTCGGCGTCGAGCTGAAGAAGGCGGATCTGTCCGAGGTCAAGGCACGGTCGTTTGATGCACGAAGGGGACAGATTAGGGCCGACAAGGCGCTGTCTCTGTTGCCGAGACCCAGAGGGCGCGACAGAGCAGTCTATGTTGTTGTAGGCGACGGATACGTCCCTGGTCTTAACTTCGTCTTTGGTGTAGCTCAAGGCAATATAGCCGTAGTCTTCACAGAGAGACTTGCGGCTGAGCGAGAGCTGTTCTACGAGAGGATCGCCAAAGAGATAATCCATGAGCTAGGCCACACGTTCGGCTTAGGCCACTGCGGGGATCCGCGGTGCGTTATGTACTTCAGCAACACGGTTCATGATACAGACTTGAAGGGGCCGGGCTTCTGCGACAAATGCTTCTTAAGGTTACGTCTGCGCCGTTAA
- a CDS encoding glycerophosphodiester phosphodiesterase: MNKVIEALRRGAVIGHRGYPLRRRENTLASFAAAIEAGADIVEMDVRSTKDGVVVVSHDDKIAVAGGYVDIRESRWLDISTIKVGGEPIPRLEDALSLIDGKVGVFIEIKDPADAPLVAELVKGMSAENWVAVISFHEEALMKTRGLAPLGLIYARPPGKIETARRLSCDIVLPNFRLATAKAIAFAHRLGLLVAAWTVNDYDVMRMLWARGVDGIASDDVELAVKSRKSI; this comes from the coding sequence ATGAACAAAGTTATTGAGGCGCTGAGGCGAGGCGCCGTGATAGGCCACAGAGGCTATCCTCTGAGACGGCGGGAGAACACTCTGGCCTCATTCGCCGCAGCTATCGAGGCAGGCGCCGATATTGTCGAGATGGACGTCCGGTCCACAAAGGATGGAGTAGTCGTGGTCTCCCACGACGACAAGATAGCTGTGGCGGGCGGGTACGTCGACATTAGGGAGTCGAGGTGGCTCGACATATCTACAATTAAAGTGGGCGGTGAGCCCATCCCCCGCCTCGAGGATGCGCTCTCGTTAATAGACGGAAAAGTCGGCGTGTTTATCGAAATAAAGGATCCTGCGGACGCCCCGCTGGTCGCCGAATTAGTGAAGGGTATGTCCGCTGAGAATTGGGTTGCCGTGATAAGTTTTCACGAAGAGGCGCTGATGAAAACTAGAGGACTCGCGCCATTGGGTCTCATTTACGCCCGTCCGCCCGGCAAGATAGAGACGGCTAGACGGCTCAGTTGTGACATAGTCCTGCCCAACTTCCGGTTGGCCACGGCGAAGGCCATAGCCTTTGCCCATAGACTCGGCTTGTTGGTGGCCGCTTGGACGGTCAACGACTACGATGTTATGAGAATGCTCTGGGCCAGAGGAGTTGACGGAATCGCCAGCGATGACGTAGAGTTGGCCGTTAAATCAAGAAAAAGTATTTAG
- the mobB gene encoding molybdopterin-guanine dinucleotide biosynthesis protein B — protein MVCVIQITGRKDVGKTVLAEKLISLAKSRNLRVLAIKQSHHSPDLPEKDSYRMQSAGADLVLLRGGGMWASFSRYLVLDRLDFDIVIVEGFRDSKLGFKVHIGPDPPGDADLVLELEDALKRYEDILNMAKCYSDSISLLKFLKNN, from the coding sequence GTGGTCTGTGTAATTCAAATAACCGGGAGGAAGGACGTAGGTAAGACGGTATTAGCTGAGAAGTTAATCTCGTTGGCTAAGTCGCGCAACCTCAGAGTTCTAGCGATAAAACAGAGCCACCACTCACCTGACTTGCCCGAGAAGGACAGCTATAGAATGCAGTCGGCCGGCGCAGATCTGGTCTTGCTCAGAGGCGGAGGCATGTGGGCATCCTTCTCTAGATATTTAGTTCTAGATAGGTTGGACTTCGATATAGTGATAGTAGAAGGCTTTAGAGATAGCAAGTTGGGCTTCAAAGTGCATATAGGGCCAGATCCGCCTGGCGACGCCGATTTGGTATTGGAATTAGAGGATGCACTCAAACGTTATGAAGATATCCTTAATATGGCAAAATGTTATTCTGATAGTATATCATTATTAAAGTTTTTAAAGAATAACTAA
- a CDS encoding molybdopterin molybdotransferase MoeA — protein MRYLERLSPLSKITDILAQIRPIEETYSLPTWESVGFVAARDVIMPHDYPPRPRAAYDGYAVNSSETPGVFRVVGSILVGQYRDVRVNNGETFYVTVGAFLPEGADAVVPEEAVKREGDRVVVERKYNPYDNVDPPGSYAKKGDTLLRRGYVISVFDVVGLLDVGITRVKVFRRPKIAIFSTGDELITPPIDPDEAAELVLRGKVIESTGSLVEWYIRAFMPYVELAQRRVLGDDTEVLRKNIEETLPQVDAVIITGGAGPSEIDHFYKLGITGLRGFRMKPGRPTSIAVVNGKPIFGLSGYPISALHGVIRIVEPVMRKMANVVGGPASSWVYATLTSDVVGEFAQFIRAKVEFRDGEILATPLKVKHHTFTDPESSGVLLVPPGGAKRGDRVLMLLYRDLRDIGRWFP, from the coding sequence ATGCGTTATTTAGAGAGGCTATCGCCTCTGTCTAAAATAACCGATATATTGGCCCAGATAAGGCCTATTGAGGAGACCTATTCGCTCCCTACGTGGGAGTCGGTGGGATTCGTTGCCGCCAGAGACGTGATAATGCCACACGACTATCCTCCTAGGCCTAGGGCGGCTTACGACGGTTACGCGGTCAATTCTTCAGAGACGCCGGGCGTATTCAGAGTAGTTGGCTCGATACTAGTTGGACAGTACAGAGACGTGAGGGTCAATAACGGAGAGACTTTCTATGTGACAGTGGGAGCGTTTCTGCCCGAAGGTGCAGACGCCGTAGTGCCCGAGGAGGCCGTCAAAAGGGAGGGGGACAGAGTTGTGGTAGAGAGGAAGTACAATCCATACGATAATGTGGATCCACCTGGCTCCTACGCAAAGAAGGGCGACACACTGTTGAGGAGGGGCTACGTGATATCGGTGTTTGACGTCGTAGGTCTACTCGACGTGGGCATAACAAGAGTTAAGGTATTTAGGAGACCCAAAATCGCCATCTTCTCTACGGGGGATGAGCTCATCACGCCGCCCATAGATCCTGATGAAGCCGCCGAGCTTGTATTAAGGGGTAAGGTTATAGAGTCCACTGGGTCTCTTGTCGAGTGGTACATCAGAGCTTTTATGCCGTATGTGGAGTTGGCGCAGAGGAGGGTATTAGGCGACGACACTGAGGTCTTAAGGAAGAACATAGAGGAGACGTTGCCGCAAGTGGATGCGGTGATAATAACTGGCGGCGCGGGCCCCAGCGAGATAGACCACTTCTACAAGTTGGGCATAACTGGCTTGAGAGGATTCCGAATGAAGCCGGGCCGCCCCACCTCCATTGCCGTGGTTAACGGCAAGCCCATATTCGGCCTCTCGGGATATCCCATCAGCGCTCTCCACGGCGTGATAAGAATAGTTGAGCCAGTCATGCGCAAGATGGCCAACGTAGTGGGAGGGCCCGCCAGCTCTTGGGTATATGCCACGCTCACCTCTGACGTAGTGGGCGAGTTCGCCCAGTTTATAAGAGCGAAGGTCGAGTTCAGAGACGGCGAGATCCTAGCCACGCCCCTAAAGGTCAAACATCATACGTTCACCGATCCCGAGTCCTCAGGAGTCCTTCTGGTGCCTCCAGGCGGAGCCAAGAGGGGCGATAGAGTGCTTATGTTGCTCTATAGAGATCTGAGAGATATAGGCAGATGGTTCCCGTGA
- a CDS encoding fibrillarin-like rRNA/tRNA 2'-O-methyltransferase: MSISVVEVRPHDKFVGVYVIKFEDGTERLATRNLTPGKRVYGERLVKWQDVEYREWNPYRSKLAAAILNGLKVMPIGEGSHVLYLGAASGTTPSHVSDIVGDKGLIYSVEFSPRVFREFMEKLVDQGRRNVVPILGDARFPYQYAQYIKGVDIAYIDIAQPAQAKILADNADYFLRKGGHVMLVIKAMSIDVTREPSETFKQEINALKERGFDVLDIVHLEPYDVAHAMVIARRV, from the coding sequence ATGTCGATTTCGGTTGTCGAGGTGAGACCTCACGACAAATTCGTTGGAGTCTACGTGATAAAGTTCGAGGACGGCACAGAGAGGTTGGCCACAAGGAACCTCACTCCAGGCAAAAGGGTCTACGGCGAAAGATTAGTTAAATGGCAAGACGTTGAATATAGGGAGTGGAACCCCTATAGGTCGAAGCTAGCCGCCGCTATTCTCAACGGGCTCAAGGTAATGCCTATAGGCGAGGGAAGCCACGTGCTCTATCTGGGTGCTGCGTCGGGCACAACGCCGAGCCACGTCAGCGATATAGTGGGCGATAAAGGCTTGATATACTCAGTGGAATTCTCTCCAAGAGTCTTCCGAGAGTTCATGGAGAAGTTGGTGGATCAAGGGAGGAGGAACGTAGTGCCCATACTCGGCGATGCGCGATTTCCCTACCAATACGCCCAGTATATAAAGGGGGTTGATATAGCGTACATCGATATAGCGCAACCTGCTCAAGCTAAGATACTGGCCGACAACGCCGACTATTTCTTGAGGAAGGGGGGCCACGTCATGTTGGTAATAAAGGCCATGAGCATAGATGTAACTAGAGAGCCCTCAGAAACCTTTAAGCAAGAGATAAACGCCTTGAAGGAGCGCGGCTTCGACGTATTGGACATAGTGCATTTAGAGCCCTACGACGTGGCGCACGCAATGGTCATAGCCAGACGCGTATAA
- a CDS encoding C/D box methylation guide ribonucleoprotein complex aNOP56 subunit (functions along with aFIB and aL7a; guides 2'-O-methylation of ribose to specific sites in RNAs), which produces MMAIHIATDVVGILALDDQGNLIDKVLFDRKPEEIADRLIELEKSTPIKELLELLERLKGRKVVLEDPELARRVSSTIQNVEIASESPDPILVEFRRRFWEDYLPKLGISKEEYQSLLLEVSDIITRRKLRQAVEKRDLFIAQSISTVDDIDKTLNLIASRIREWYGIHFPELEELVRDNKEYVALVRDIGHRSRYTLESVASVLKGAPEERIKRIVEAAKKSIGADMSDWDLDQIKAYADIYLRLDEYRNKLSEYIDEAMKDVAPNVRELVGPLLGARLIKLAGGLMRLAMLPASTIQVLGAEKALFRALRTGGKPPKHGVIFQYPEIFRAPRWQRGKIARALAAKLAIAAKADAFTGNFIAAKLKEDLLARIQEVKTLYAKPPPRAPQPKPAQRQPERRQGPPPKKPSLKKPSKKE; this is translated from the coding sequence ATGATGGCAATACACATCGCGACGGACGTGGTTGGCATACTCGCTCTTGACGATCAAGGGAACTTGATCGACAAAGTCTTATTTGATAGGAAACCTGAGGAGATAGCGGACAGACTAATAGAGCTCGAGAAGTCAACGCCGATAAAAGAGCTCCTGGAGCTTTTGGAGAGGCTCAAGGGCCGCAAGGTAGTGTTAGAGGATCCCGAGCTGGCGCGCAGAGTCTCCTCCACGATCCAGAACGTAGAGATCGCGAGCGAGTCGCCGGATCCCATCCTGGTAGAGTTCAGAAGGAGGTTCTGGGAAGATTACTTACCCAAGCTCGGCATATCTAAAGAGGAGTACCAGAGCCTCCTCTTGGAGGTGTCAGATATAATCACTAGGAGGAAGCTGAGACAAGCTGTAGAGAAGCGCGACCTCTTCATAGCACAGTCCATAAGCACAGTGGACGACATAGACAAGACCTTGAACCTAATAGCGTCACGCATAAGGGAGTGGTACGGCATTCATTTCCCTGAGTTGGAGGAACTCGTCAGAGATAACAAGGAGTACGTGGCCTTGGTGAGAGACATAGGCCATAGATCGAGGTATACCCTAGAGTCTGTGGCGTCAGTCCTTAAGGGCGCGCCCGAGGAGAGGATAAAGAGGATAGTTGAGGCTGCAAAGAAGAGCATAGGCGCCGATATGTCCGACTGGGACCTAGACCAAATAAAGGCATACGCTGATATATACTTAAGATTAGATGAATATAGGAACAAGCTGTCTGAGTATATCGACGAGGCTATGAAGGACGTTGCTCCGAACGTGAGAGAGTTAGTGGGTCCTCTGTTGGGCGCCAGGCTGATAAAGTTAGCCGGCGGCTTAATGAGGTTAGCCATGCTCCCGGCATCAACGATACAGGTCCTGGGCGCTGAGAAGGCCCTCTTCAGAGCTCTGCGGACGGGCGGCAAGCCGCCGAAGCATGGAGTCATATTCCAGTATCCTGAGATATTCAGAGCGCCGCGTTGGCAGAGGGGCAAGATAGCGAGGGCGTTGGCGGCTAAGTTGGCCATAGCGGCTAAGGCAGATGCGTTCACTGGGAACTTCATAGCGGCGAAACTGAAGGAGGATCTATTGGCCCGCATACAAGAAGTCAAGACGCTTTATGCCAAACCTCCGCCCAGAGCGCCGCAACCTAAACCTGCGCAGAGACAGCCTGAGAGGAGGCAGGGCCCGCCGCCTAAGAAGCCGTCGCTTAAGAAGCCGAGCAAGAAAGAATAA
- the gatE gene encoding Glu-tRNA(Gln) amidotransferase subunit GatE → MKLVPRSLGLKTGLEIHIQLNTKRKLFCECPPVLREDEPHFRVARRLYVALSELGSVDPAAVWEVKKRRSFVYEGYRDTTCLVELDEEPPHLPDEEALTIAVAAAKIFNAKLFDEIYVMRKIVVDGSNTSGFQRTMLIAHDGLTKILGYTIGVDTIALEEDAARKIKEEGKTVYYRLDRLGIPLIEISTSPMTYEPQQVEEVAWIIGYSVKVTGKAKRGLGTVRQDVNVSIAGGAKTEIKGVPRLDLIPKVIEYEVERQLNLLKIKDELRNRGAPQPEGGYVDVTDIFRNTSSKIVRRTLEAGGVVYAVKAPGFQKLLGLEVQPGRRFGTELADYVRAWTELGGLIHSDELPGYGISADEVRAVEQKLGVSSFILLSGAEPKEVEDAVDVVVRRLRQAFEGVPEETRAANPDGTTKFMRPRPGAARMYPETDLPPVKITFEILRRAEEIASRRLEDEIERMMALGINKDMAVRIVKSPWLDYFNEWVAKYSKVPPIQIASFLLNTAKALSREGVDIVPEKIESVLDALNRGLITKEAVEEILRNMKENESAFDVAKRLGLIRMSYAEVKEIVERLVKEVGRDNVVKEAMRRYRGRVDVSDVQRALNELTQ, encoded by the coding sequence GTGAAGCTGGTTCCGAGATCGCTTGGGCTCAAGACCGGCCTGGAGATTCACATACAGCTTAACACCAAGAGAAAGCTCTTCTGCGAGTGTCCGCCCGTGCTCCGCGAGGACGAGCCCCATTTCAGAGTAGCCCGTAGATTATACGTAGCGTTGAGCGAGTTGGGCTCGGTCGATCCAGCGGCAGTGTGGGAGGTGAAAAAGCGGCGTAGCTTCGTCTATGAGGGCTATAGAGACACGACATGCCTCGTGGAGCTCGACGAGGAGCCGCCCCATCTCCCCGACGAGGAGGCTCTGACAATCGCTGTCGCTGCCGCTAAGATATTCAACGCGAAGCTCTTTGACGAGATATATGTAATGAGGAAGATAGTGGTGGACGGCTCCAACACGTCTGGTTTTCAGAGGACTATGTTGATAGCCCACGACGGGCTGACGAAGATCTTGGGATATACAATAGGCGTGGACACTATAGCATTGGAGGAGGACGCCGCAAGGAAGATAAAGGAGGAAGGTAAGACTGTGTACTACCGCCTGGACAGACTGGGCATTCCCCTCATCGAGATCTCTACATCGCCTATGACATACGAGCCTCAACAAGTAGAGGAGGTCGCATGGATAATAGGGTACAGCGTGAAGGTAACGGGTAAGGCAAAGAGAGGCTTAGGCACAGTCCGTCAAGACGTCAATGTGTCGATAGCGGGCGGCGCCAAGACGGAGATAAAGGGGGTTCCCCGCCTTGACTTGATACCCAAGGTCATAGAGTACGAGGTAGAACGCCAGCTCAACCTGTTGAAGATAAAAGACGAGCTGAGGAACAGAGGAGCGCCTCAACCTGAGGGCGGCTATGTCGATGTGACTGACATCTTCAGAAACACATCGTCCAAGATAGTGCGGAGGACGTTGGAGGCCGGGGGCGTTGTATATGCAGTAAAGGCGCCGGGCTTCCAAAAACTATTAGGGCTAGAGGTACAACCGGGCAGAAGGTTCGGGACAGAGCTTGCAGACTACGTGAGAGCATGGACCGAGTTAGGCGGACTCATACACTCTGACGAGCTGCCGGGGTATGGCATATCCGCCGATGAGGTCCGGGCGGTTGAGCAGAAGTTGGGCGTGTCGTCATTCATTCTTCTGTCGGGCGCAGAGCCCAAGGAGGTCGAAGACGCTGTAGATGTCGTCGTGAGGAGGTTGAGACAAGCCTTTGAGGGTGTGCCTGAGGAAACTAGGGCGGCCAATCCCGATGGAACCACTAAGTTCATGAGGCCCAGGCCGGGCGCTGCGAGGATGTATCCGGAGACCGATCTTCCGCCGGTGAAGATAACCTTTGAGATCCTGAGAAGGGCTGAGGAGATAGCCTCCAGGAGGTTGGAGGACGAGATTGAGAGGATGATGGCTCTAGGCATAAACAAGGATATGGCGGTCAGAATAGTGAAATCTCCTTGGCTTGACTACTTCAATGAATGGGTTGCGAAATACTCGAAAGTTCCGCCTATACAGATAGCATCGTTTCTGCTCAATACGGCAAAGGCTCTGAGCAGAGAAGGCGTCGACATAGTTCCTGAGAAGATCGAGTCTGTTCTCGACGCGTTAAACAGAGGCCTTATAACTAAGGAGGCCGTCGAGGAGATACTTAGGAATATGAAGGAGAACGAGAGCGCATTTGATGTAGCCAAGAGGTTGGGGCTCATTAGAATGAGCTATGCTGAAGTGAAAGAGATTGTTGAGAGGTTGGTTAAAGAGGTAGGCCGCGACAATGTCGTTAAAGAGGCGATGCGGCGTTACAGAGGCAGAGTGGATGTGTCAGACGTACAAAGGGCCCTTAACGAGCTTACGCAATAG
- the rsmA gene encoding 16S rRNA (adenine(1518)-N(6)/adenine(1519)-N(6))-dimethyltransferase RsmA translates to MRRRRLGQHFLRDPAIAEYIAGLVPQGSVVLEVGPGTGTLTLALAKRASKVIAIEIDRALAAYLSARVPPNVEVLIGDALAIDWPKADFFASNIPYSISSPLLLKLSSVHLPAVVMLQREVAERISAPPGSDAYGRLTLAVRCNYDVEVLRVVPPWVFSPPPRVYSAIVRLTPHTPCVDDFKSFEKFTSMLFSQRRKIARKVCDKAPRGKRVYELSLEEVVDLFRQCRY, encoded by the coding sequence ATGCGGCGGAGGCGGCTTGGCCAACATTTCCTCAGAGACCCGGCCATAGCCGAGTATATCGCCGGCCTAGTGCCCCAGGGCTCCGTCGTGTTGGAGGTAGGGCCCGGCACAGGGACCTTGACCCTCGCACTAGCTAAAAGGGCCTCTAAAGTGATCGCTATAGAGATAGATAGAGCTTTGGCGGCCTACCTCTCAGCTAGAGTCCCCCCCAACGTTGAGGTCCTAATCGGCGATGCCCTAGCTATCGACTGGCCCAAGGCCGATTTCTTTGCATCGAATATACCTTACTCTATCTCGTCTCCTCTGTTGTTGAAACTCTCCTCAGTCCATCTACCTGCAGTTGTTATGCTACAGCGCGAGGTTGCCGAGAGAATCTCGGCGCCGCCGGGCTCGGATGCCTACGGCAGATTGACTCTGGCGGTACGTTGTAATTACGATGTAGAGGTCTTAAGAGTGGTGCCGCCTTGGGTCTTCTCGCCGCCCCCTAGAGTCTACTCGGCGATAGTCAGACTGACTCCCCACACACCTTGCGTCGACGATTTTAAATCCTTTGAGAAGTTTACGTCTATGCTGTTCTCTCAAAGGAGGAAAATCGCCAGAAAAGTCTGCGATAAGGCGCCTAGGGGGAAAAGAGTGTATGAACTGTCCTTGGAGGAGGTGGTCGATTTGTTTAGACAATGCCGATATTGA
- a CDS encoding MBL fold metallo-hydrolase, producing MPILKLLFLGTGGAVPRIDRRMPAVYLEDWEGHRILLDAGEGAQYSLLENGISPASLDFVAVTHEHEDHILGLPGLLSTAKMMGKEITVLAPRRLSSYLSKSGVRVASEIADRRLKISCIEMCHTTETCGWLLEWDVGFKLDLSKVTGFPKQALTKLIKGEPVEVNGRLILPEEVADPGHRRFRRLLYTGDTAPCPRAWSSVGWVDVLIHEATFADDVEPARAHEEGHSTVNDAVEAARALNASILILTHISARYDDLEKHRRAASYNFVVIPEDGDWVFVRF from the coding sequence ATGCCGATATTGAAACTGCTCTTTCTAGGCACCGGCGGAGCTGTGCCGAGGATCGACAGAAGGATGCCCGCTGTATATCTCGAGGATTGGGAGGGGCACAGAATTCTCCTAGACGCAGGTGAGGGCGCTCAGTACTCGCTACTCGAGAACGGCATATCTCCGGCGTCGTTGGACTTTGTCGCTGTGACCCACGAGCATGAAGACCACATACTGGGGCTCCCTGGGCTTTTAAGCACGGCTAAGATGATGGGAAAAGAGATAACAGTATTGGCTCCCCGGCGCCTCTCTTCGTATTTGTCCAAGTCGGGCGTCCGCGTAGCCTCGGAGATAGCCGACAGACGTCTCAAGATCTCATGTATCGAGATGTGCCACACCACTGAGACGTGCGGCTGGCTGTTGGAATGGGACGTCGGCTTTAAACTAGACTTATCTAAAGTGACCGGGTTCCCCAAACAAGCTTTGACCAAGCTGATAAAAGGTGAACCCGTCGAAGTGAATGGAAGACTCATATTGCCCGAAGAGGTCGCAGATCCAGGCCACAGAAGGTTCAGAAGGTTGCTCTACACAGGCGATACAGCCCCTTGCCCGAGGGCGTGGAGCTCAGTGGGCTGGGTAGATGTATTGATACATGAGGCGACGTTCGCCGACGATGTAGAGCCCGCGAGGGCCCACGAGGAAGGACACTCGACGGTAAACGATGCCGTAGAGGCCGCACGCGCACTCAATGCATCTATACTTATCTTGACTCACATAAGCGCCAGATACGACGACCTAGAGAAACATAGGAGGGCCGCCAGCTATAACTTCGTGGTGATACCCGAGGATGGAGATTGGGTCTTCGTGAGGTTCTGA
- a CDS encoding class I SAM-dependent methyltransferase codes for MRDLIEYYDNLSEVYDDLYGGEQIVKYLKSLAYVRGDRVLDAGCGTGLGISALYPRYVLCLDISLGMLKRALERGPNADYLVADVTLPPLRPASFHTALAITLFDDLREALRLAQYADIIVAERLGEWLICSRRSCQNLTKTQSPSSGITTKL; via the coding sequence GTGAGAGATCTGATAGAGTATTACGACAACCTCTCCGAGGTCTACGACGACCTCTACGGCGGTGAGCAGATAGTGAAATACTTGAAATCGTTGGCCTATGTGAGAGGCGACAGGGTTCTAGACGCGGGATGTGGCACCGGGTTGGGGATATCCGCGCTCTACCCACGCTATGTTTTATGTTTGGATATATCGCTAGGCATGTTGAAGAGGGCGCTTGAGCGAGGCCCTAACGCAGATTACCTGGTCGCAGACGTTACGTTGCCGCCGCTGCGGCCTGCCTCATTCCATACGGCGTTGGCCATAACGCTATTTGACGACTTGAGAGAGGCGTTACGCCTCGCCCAGTATGCCGATATTATCGTTGCTGAGCGACTCGGCGAATGGCTGATCTGTTCTCGTCGCAGCTGTCAGAACCTCACGAAGACCCAATCTCCATCCTCGGGTATCACCACGAAGTTATAG
- a CDS encoding tyrosine--tRNA ligase → MDVEERLRLVMRYPTEEVLTLDELREYFQSGYKLNHYIGFEISGYIHIGTGLVSMAKVVDLQKAGVKPTIFLADIHSWLNNKLGGDLDLIRKVAVTYYKETFKKIIESLGGEPDGVRFVLGSDLYHNNDEYWFLLMDIVRNLTLSEVRHSLTILGRKMGESVPLAYLVYPPLQVADVFALEAHIPHGGIDQRRAHILAREVALKIRFYPLTVDGRRIKPVALHHRLLPALNISERPKSKEELSELKMSKSIPQSAIFVHDPPEAIKEKISRAYCPPRDAEYNPVLEILRIAAFREERKTPFIIERPAKYGGPLEFWSYEELERAYVAGQIHPADLKAATASALTEALRPVREYFTGPGSSILEEMRDLVITR, encoded by the coding sequence GTGGATGTAGAGGAGAGACTACGCTTGGTAATGCGGTATCCCACAGAGGAGGTCTTGACTTTAGACGAGTTGAGGGAGTACTTTCAGTCAGGATATAAGTTGAACCATTACATAGGGTTCGAGATATCGGGCTACATCCACATAGGGACGGGCCTAGTCAGCATGGCCAAGGTCGTCGACTTGCAGAAGGCCGGCGTTAAGCCGACGATATTTCTAGCAGATATACATTCGTGGCTTAACAATAAACTTGGAGGAGATCTCGATCTAATACGTAAAGTTGCTGTGACATACTACAAGGAAACTTTCAAAAAGATAATAGAGTCTCTGGGAGGCGAGCCCGACGGCGTCAGATTCGTGTTGGGCTCGGATCTCTACCATAACAATGACGAATACTGGTTCCTTCTGATGGATATAGTCAGAAACTTGACTCTCTCCGAGGTGAGACACAGTTTGACGATCTTGGGCAGAAAGATGGGCGAGTCGGTGCCGTTGGCGTATTTAGTCTATCCGCCGCTTCAAGTAGCCGACGTCTTCGCCTTAGAGGCTCATATACCACATGGTGGCATAGACCAGCGAAGGGCCCACATATTGGCCAGAGAGGTCGCGCTTAAGATACGCTTTTATCCGCTCACAGTCGACGGCAGGAGGATAAAGCCGGTGGCCCTCCACCATAGATTGTTGCCTGCATTGAATATATCTGAGAGACCTAAAAGCAAGGAGGAGCTAAGCGAGTTAAAGATGTCGAAATCGATACCCCAGAGCGCCATATTTGTTCACGATCCGCCTGAGGCGATCAAAGAGAAGATCTCTAGAGCGTACTGCCCGCCTAGAGACGCCGAATATAACCCCGTGTTGGAGATACTTAGGATTGCGGCGTTTAGAGAGGAGAGAAAAACTCCGTTTATAATCGAGAGACCTGCCAAGTATGGAGGACCGCTGGAGTTCTGGAGCTATGAGGAACTCGAGCGGGCCTACGTAGCCGGGCAAATACATCCAGCCGACCTCAAGGCGGCCACGGCCAGTGCACTCACGGAGGCTTTGAGGCCCGTGCGGGAGTACTTCACGGGCCCCGGCTCTAGCATATTGGAGGAAATGAGGGATCTAGTGATAACGAGGTGA